One Streptomyces coeruleorubidus DNA segment encodes these proteins:
- a CDS encoding bacterial proteasome activator family protein, translating into MEMPRNERSPENPQILVVGQDGMALSGGGGDEDSRETPITEQVEQPAKVMRIGSMIKQLLEEVRAAPLDEASRVRLKEIHASSVKELEDGLAPELVEELERLSLPFTDEATPSDAELRIAQAQLVGWLEGLFHGIQTTLFAQQMAARAQLEQMRRALPPGVGHDGLDEQHPGGRAAGRSGGPYL; encoded by the coding sequence ATGGAGATGCCGAGGAACGAAAGGTCGCCGGAGAACCCGCAGATCCTGGTCGTGGGCCAGGACGGCATGGCGCTCAGCGGCGGCGGTGGAGACGAGGACTCCCGCGAGACTCCGATCACGGAACAGGTGGAGCAGCCCGCGAAGGTCATGCGGATCGGCAGCATGATCAAGCAGCTTCTGGAGGAGGTGCGTGCGGCTCCCCTGGACGAGGCCAGCAGGGTGCGGCTCAAGGAGATCCACGCCAGCTCGGTGAAGGAGCTGGAGGACGGTCTGGCGCCCGAGCTGGTCGAGGAGCTGGAGCGGCTCTCCCTGCCCTTCACGGACGAGGCGACCCCTAGCGACGCGGAGCTGCGCATCGCGCAGGCCCAGCTGGTCGGCTGGCTGGAGGGCCTCTTCCACGGGATCCAGACCACACTGTTCGCCCAGCAGATGGCGGCCCGCGCCCAGCTGGAGCAGATGCGCCGTGCCCTCCCGCCGGGCGTCGGCCATGACGGCCTCGACGAGCAGCACCCGGGCGGCCGTGCGGCCGGCCGTTCGGGCGGGCCGTATCTGTAA